The following proteins are encoded in a genomic region of Phaeodactylum tricornutum CCAP 1055/1 chromosome 1, whole genome shotgun sequence:
- a CDS encoding predicted protein, with translation MMSEDKRSRDAPSDLSEGGVTASHSIESLEPRNSLTGAMFLYWVVPVLLFAVFSRLTVDTNVGTVKTKPLKSIPIQLDQDYIDSTPSVRPTQAPIPVRQADNPSLPSRWPTSYRATIEKIERRRPHWKNKPTLSPSAQPSAADSKKLEDTVTSSPLPNGRNAGGRPRGRASDPNRLMIIEKIDAMRQDVVDDPADIYKAIEFADALRFYDLQYREGGTYETEAIDTYNKVVGLVVAKRNKLVAANQPTNVSLNGSRTKSVSDEVTLDYASKSADGLVCAVYTALGKVYYMANMFERAAKSYTECLEIAPSYLDAVNARASTNIILGKYAEAGADFLKVVREDEQRLFPDSFSGIARVLEAQEDAIPGGWGPVVELLDQLIPSFEAQWASAPPQTKQIFGNGLNRFHHSLFTYHDKKTKAYSEAWHHLTEAYQYKMANLPVWQSGQESTKSFQTKQIFKPGFWSPGVGSETETPIFIIGFVRSGSTLLERILDAHPKIVGTGENSVFNGRLDDIRNKIVQVSMGGRREQLGEVTRRLAEEVVDGMRKRWRILQATTETSGVRDDIPLRFVDKMLTNYYNVGFIHLLYPKALILHVYRNPMDTIFSAYKHEFPSGTLDYTSDFDALAELYHSYRDIIDHWDDALPGRVTHVRYEDMVQDMPGMARAIIDATGLPWDDSVLQFHKQKHAVNTLSTTQVRKGIYKDSLKSWAKYENELQPMVQLIGGRVHFNIKATLQPVPTKEEL, from the coding sequence ATGATGTCGGAGGACAAAAGGAGCCGTGATGCACCGTCAGATCTTTCCGAGGGCGGTGTTACTGCTTCTCACAGTATTGAGTCGCTGGAGCCGAGAAACTCCCTGACCGGCGCCATGTTCCTTTATTGGGTTGTCCCAGTTCTATTGTTTGCAGTTTTCAGTCGACTGACGGTAGACACAAACGTTGGCACTGTCAAAACGAAACCTTTAAAGTCGATTCCTATCCAGCTCGATCAGGACTATATCGATTCGACACCATCGGTCAGGCCGACCCAAGCACCCATCCCAGTTCGGCAAGCCGATAATCCTTCCTTACCATCCCGGTGGCCCACATCGTACCGCGCAACAATAGAGAAAATTgaacgtcgtcgtccacacTGGAAAAACAAGCCCACTTTGTCTCCGTCTGCTCAGCCTTCGGCAGCCGACAGCAAAAAATTGGAGGACACCGTTACTTCCTCACCGCTGCCTAATGGTCGCAACGCTGGTGGCCGTCCTCGGGGCCGGGCATCGGACCCGAACCGTCTCATGATCATCGAAAAGATTGATGCAATGAGACAGGACGTTGTAGATGACCCTGCCGATATTTACAAGGCGATTGAATTTGCGGACGCCTTGCGTTTCTACGATCTACAGTACCGGGAAGGTGGTACTTATGAAACGGAAGCAATTGACACTTACAACAAAGTAGTTGGTCTTGTGGTAGCCAAACGGAATAAGCTGGTTGCTGCAAATCAACCGACCAATGTTTCCTTGAATGGTTCGCGAACGAAGTCCGTGAGCGACGAAGTCACTCTGGACTATGCCTCAAAGAGCGCTGACGGCCTCGTTTGTGCTGTATACACGGCGCTTGGGAAAGTCTACTACATGGCCAACATGTTTGAACGAGCGGCGAAGAGTTACACGGAATGTCTAGAAATTGCACCAAGCTACTTGGATGCGGTTAACGCACGCGCGTCAACGAACATTATCTTGGGCAAGTACGCTGAGGCTGGTGCCGATTTTTTGAAAGTCGTTCGGGAGGATGAACAACGATTGTTTCCAGATTCTTTCTCCGGAATTGCTCGTGTACTCGAAGCACAAGAGGATGCGATTCCTGGAGGGTGGGGGCCAGTAGTTGAGTTGCTGGATCAATTAattccttcttttgaagCACAATGGGCGTCTGCCCCGCCCCAGACAAAGCAAATTTTCGGGAATGGTCTCAATCGATTCCATCATTCGCTCTTCACCTATCACGacaagaagacgaaagcATATTCCGAGGCATGGCATCATCTCACCGAAGCATACCAGTACAAAATGGCAAATTTACCTGTTTGGCAGTCAGGGCAAGAGTCGACAAAATCATTCCAGACCAAGCAAATTTTCAAGCCAGGATTCTGGTCCCCGGGAGTAGGCAGCGAGACCGAGACGCCAATCTTCATCATTGGCTTTGTCCGCAGTGGGTCAACTCTTCTCGAACGAATATTGGACGCCCATCCAAAAATTGTTGGCACCGGCGAAAATTCTGTCTTTAACGGACGCCTTGACGATATTCGCAATAAGATTGTTCAAGTCAGTATGGGTGGGCGGCGCGAGCAGCTGGGGGAAGTCACTAGACGGCTGgcggaagaagtcgtcgaTGGCATGCGAAAGCGTTGGCGAATTTTGCAAGCTACCACAGAAACGAGCGGAGTTAGAGACGACATCCCACTGCGATTTGTGGATAAAATGCTCACCAACTACTATAATGTCGGCTTCATTCATCTACTGTATCCAAAAGCCTTGATACTTCACGTTTACCGCAATCCAATGGATACGATCTTTTCGGCTTACAAGCATGAATTTCCGAGCGGTACGTTGGACTACACATCCGACTTTGACGCTCTAGCCGAGCTTTATCACTCGTACCGTGACATTATCGACCATTGGGACGACGCTCTGCCGGGACGCGTAACACACGTCCGCTACGAGGACATGGTTCAAGATATGCCCGGTATGGCAAGGGCGATCATCGATGCCACCGGTTTGCCCTGGGATGACAGCGTTCTGCAATTCCACAAGCAGAAGCACGCAGTCAATACTTTATCCACCACACAGGTGCGCAAGGGAATCTATAAGGACAGTTTGAAATCATGGGCGAAGTACGAGAATGAGCTTCAGCCAATGGTACAACTGATTGGCGGGCGTGTCCACTTCAATATAAAAGCAACGCTGCAACCTGTTCCGACTAAGGAGGAGTTGTGA
- a CDS encoding predicted protein, translating into MKSPTFFGLLLVVLLGAAVAFIRPAQPVQLASTPFLGETGLDNPMVASDPSIHPARKCGFCMG; encoded by the exons ATGAAGAGCCCTACGTTTTTTGGTCTTTTGCTCGTCGTACTCCTCGGAGCGGCCGTCGCGTTTATCCGTCCGGCCCAGCCTGTGCAGCTTGCGTCTACTCCATTCCTCGGAGAAACGGGCCTCGATAACCCCATGGTGGCCTCCGATCCGTCGATCCATCCCGCCCGCAAAT GCGGTTTCTGCATGGGA TGA
- a CDS encoding predicted protein: protein MKRIHGAHSRPGTKPLSMDTTLDDADVYTVSSNVDPAFSLSSSVPQTRTLDSTRSERIGRSRKQPSASMTQGRKPLSMDTTLDDADVYTVSSNVDPAFSLSSSVPQTRTLDSTRSERIGRSRKQPSTSMTQIKCKASFERQYDLTPLGLTTDAGASSRFSLDPWENDSESKKMVKEQTSTSNRSNQLQRKASDTSPSSDDTEEIHFVDESPSVMSTYLDPEEIHLSMEDREEEIAQLRLLAGKLSADWRAQDFVAPALARRMRDFHFAQEKRRKKYGDERPWGILGLYDHLSAIRIDVQWAEDAAWRRANGEPYLSWADFDESKKGGKNRPYFTYVLLFVCTANMIASIAANDWTVESLDENPMIGPSAATLIRMGAKDSYLIVHAGEGWRLLTSTILHAGLVHYFINMLALWFVGGAIEMSHGWISAMIIFSSSAIGGIILSAIFLPEFITVGASGGIFGFIGACLADIIMNWKLLFDGLLDENGKKHQHTMVVVVLLFDIALNSIIGLTPYVDNFTHLGGMAYGFLCGLSTIERLSKDFFGLEESWMVRAKNFCVRFFGIIVTVVFICVTAIILMGGDGVTTPCTNCSWLSCVPFPPWQSQSNKWWYCDDCGRITAEIISEPYLHLELDCPGGTIGFVNVTSDQLDRGKLEQSLPSYCRQYCPIKEL from the exons ATGAAGAGAATCCACGGAGCCCATAGCCGTCCGGGAACGAAGCCTCTGTCGATGGATACTACGCTCGACGATGCCGATGTCTACACGGTCTCGTCGAATGTCGATCCcgctttttccttgtcctCGTCGGTGCCCCAAACGCGGACCCTTGACTCCACGAGATCAGAGCGGATTGGTAGGAGCCGGAAACAACCATCGGCTTCAATGACTCAGGGAAGGAAACCTCTGTCGATGGATACTACGCTCGATGATGCCGATGTCTACACGGTCTCGTCGAATGTCGATCCcgctttttccttgtcctCGTCGGTGCCCCAAACGCGGACCCTTGACTCCACGAGATCAGAGCGGATTGGCAGGAGCCGGAAACAACCATCGACTTCAATGACTCAGATAAAATGTAAAGCAAGCTTTGAAAGACAGTACGATCTTACTCCGCTTGGTCTTACAACGGATGCCGGAGCTTCCTCTAGATTTTCCCTCGATCCGTGGGAGAACGATTcggaaagcaaaaaaatggTAAAAGAACAGACTAGCACATCCAATCG ATCGAACCAGTTACAGAGGAAGGCGAGCGATACCTCTCCATCTAGTGACGATACCGAAGAAATTCATTTCGTGGACGAATCGCCAAGTGTGATGAGCACCTATCTAGATCCTGAAGAGATTCATCTGAGTATGGAAGATAGAGAAGAGGAAATCGCTCAGTTGCGGCTTTTGGCCGGAAAGCTGTCGGCGGATTGGAGAGCTCAGGACTTTGTGGCCCCGGCTCTGGCTAGGCGAATGAGAGATTTCCATTTCGCTCAGGAAAAGCGGCGCAAGAAGTACGGGGACGAAAGGCCTTGGGGAATCCTCGGGTTGTACGATCATCTTTCCGCAATTCGCATTGATGTACAGTGGGCCGAAGATGCAGCTTGGAGACGGGCCAATGGAGAACCTTACCTTTCCTGGGCGGACTTTGACGAGAGCAAAAAAGGTGGAAAGAATCGACCCTACTTTACCTACGTTCTTTTGTTCGTCTGCACTGCCAACATGATTGCGTCTATTGCGGCGAATGATTGGACTGTGGAATCTTTGGACGAGAATCCCATGATTGGGCCCAGTGCTGCGACGCTCATTCGAATGGGTGCGAAAGACTCCTACTTGATTGTACACGCCGGCGAAGGGTGGCGTTTGTTAACCTCCACGATTCTCCACGCGGGTTTAGTTCACTATTTCATCAATATGCTAGCCTTATGGTTTGTCGGTGGAGCTATCGAAATGAGCCACGGGTGGATCTCGGCCATGATCATCTTCAGCAGCTCCGCCATTGGAGGGATTATCCTTTCCGCAATTTTTCTCCCGGAATTCATTACCGTAGGTGCCAGCGGAGGAATCTTTGGTTTCATTGGGGCTTGCCTTGCCGACATTATCATGAACTGGAAGCTTCTCTTTGATGGGCTTCTCGATGAGAACGGAAAAAAACATCAGCACACTATGGTCGTTGTCGTGTTGCTCTTCGATATAGCATTGAATTCAATCATTGGGTTGACGCCTTATGTGGACAACTTTACTC ATTTGGGAGGAATGGCCTATGGCTTTCTCTGTGGGCTCTCTACCATCGAACGGCTGTCCAAAGATTTTTTTGGCTTAGAGGAGTCTTGGATGGTTCGAGCCAAGAACTTTTGCGTGCGCTTTTTTGGAATTATCGTTACTGTCGTTTTTATTTGCGTAACTGCAATTATTTTGATGGGAGGCGATGGCGTAACAACTCCCTGTACAAATTGTAGTTGGCTCTCCTGTGTCCCTTTTCCTCCGTGGCAGAGTCAAAGTAATAAATGGTGGTACTGTGATGATTGCGGCCGTATCACGGCCGAAATTATTTCTGAGCCCTATTTACACCTAGAACTCGACTGCCCGGGCGGTACAATTGGTTTCGTCAACGTAACAAGCGATCAGTTGGACAGAGGCAAACTGGAACAAAGTCTTCCTTCCTACTGCCGTCAGTATTGTCCCATCAAAGAGCTTTGA
- a CDS encoding predicted protein — MRILCLHDAGSTATKLKDQLAKLGQRLYERHGIDLVYVNSPLTVESDAEDKATRRVWWEEIEEIRTHNQNEPLDSFPTASRKREFRGLDASLLLLRQVWTSCPMQGVLGIGQGAAMASILALLPNLPTPPRFCVFVDGAPLLPGEERLSESRFPCLHLIHDLLHRQHRSDRLVVQFGGQVHHFSTPSGQLGQEEHNAIGRFLVSQKRDGPNQSIVALQTALHVVEQEAADKIAAEIARDPPASLMAVIRPQTVAGWSGNKRRQPDEEGGGAPCPSEFLLKRDKRPEQPGASRLHPSQANGT; from the coding sequence ATGCGCATACTGTGTTTGCACGATGCCGGATCCACCGCGACGAAACTCAAGGATCAACTAGCCAAGCTCGGCCAACGTCTTTACGAAAGGCATGGCATCGATCTTGTATACGTCAACTCACCGCTGACAGTTGAATCAGATGCTGAGGACAAGGCTACTCGGAGAGTCTGGTGGGAGGAGATAGAAGAGATCCGTACCCACAACCAAAATGAGCCGCTTGACTCCTTTCCGACAGCCTCGAGAAAGCGTGAATTCCGCGGCTTGGACGCGTCTTTATTGCTTCTTCGGCAGGTATGGACCTCTTGTCCGATGCAAGGGGTTCTTGGCATTGGACAAGGTGCCGCGATGGCGTCAATACTGGCGTTGCTACCAAATTTACCGACGCCACCTCGTTTTTGCGTCTTTGTGGACGGTGCTCCCTTACTACCAGGAGAAGAACGTCTATCCGAGTCTAGGTTTCCCTGTCTGCATCTTATACACGATCTCTTGCATCGACAGCATCGAAGCGATCGGCTAGTAGTTCAGTTCGGTGGCCAAGTTCACCATTTCTCCACTCCGAGTGGACAGCTCGGCCAGGAAGAGCATAACGCGATTGGAAGGTTTTTGGTGTCTCAGAAAAGGGATGGACCGAACCAGTCTATTGTAGCCTTGCAAACGGCTCTTCATGTGGTGGAACAAGAGGCGGCTGACAAGATTGCCGCAGAAATCGCCCGGGACCCACCGGCTTCACTTATGGCAGTCATCCGACCCCAAACCGTCGCAGGCTGGAGCGGAAACAAGAGGAGGCAGCCTGATGAAGAAGGCGGTGGGGCTCCTTGCCCATCCGAGTTTTTGCTCAAAAGGGATAAACGCCCGGAGCAACCTGGCGCCAGCCGGCTTCATCCGAGCCAAGCTAATGGAACATAA
- a CDS encoding predicted protein gives MPSTGPDDRLPDQETVLNVNLGVLGHVDSGKTSLVKALSTLLSTAALDKSKQSRQRGMTLDLGFSCFFLDMPSHLQASYPDKKNLQITLVDCPGHASLIRTIIGGAQIIDMVLLVVDAVKGWQAQTTECLVLAELTSPYLVVALNKADQFPPPERDQLLEQAAAKIRDRLKATRFANAPIVGVAACVGGEKVAAASEDMSKLEVRNETYNMETLVQTLQDKLPPPKRTPEGSFYFSVDHCFSIRGRGTVLTGTVLNGAASVNDVLEFPTLGLDRKIKSIQMFKRQVQRIQQGDRAGVCVSNLDAKLLERGIAATPGAVQLLKGAIALVRKVPYYVGTLHSGSKFHISVGHTTIMATVTFWDLSVVNPVDTKPSKRYVGSSSLGGDADMAGLPRMTFSFEEEFIHQDDLLESLDGQESLLHWALLDFQIPVHCPMDSLVIGSRLDTVDNSTGSASACRLAFSGRLMQSVDPGKDISKLRLYTPKERRGTISRLGDPHKRTDDDKLVRYEVFGSDLFKKETNMKAFFGMKVQTERNEIGEIKSSFGTSGKYRVFFPAGTEAKEGEPLILRFKRF, from the exons ATGCCTTCCACGGGCCCGGATGATCGTCTCCCTGACCAGGAGACGGTTCTGAACGTCAACTTGGGTGTGCTGGGGCACGTCGACTCAGGCAAGACGTCGCTGGTCAAAGCTCTGTCGACGTTGCTCTCGACTGCTGCGCTCGATAAGTCGAAACAATCACGTCAGCGTGGTATGACGCTCGATTTGGGATTTTcttgtttctttttggacaTGCCCTCGCATTTACAAGCTTCCTACCCGGATAAGAAAAATCTGCAAATCACTTTGGTCGATTGTCCTGGCCACGCCAGTCTGATTCGAACCATAATCGGTGGCGCCCAAATCATTGATATGGTCTTACTAGTAGTTGACGCGGTGAAAGGGTGGCAGGCGCAAACAACGGAGTGCCTGGTCTTGGCCGAATTGACATCTCCGTATCTTGTTGTGGCGCTAAACAAAGCGGATCAGTTTCCTCCGCCGGAACGAGACCAGCTACTCGAACAGGCCGCGGCCAAAATTCGAGATCGTTTGAAAGCGACTCGGTTCGCGAATGCTCCTATTGTTGGTGTAGCTGCCTGCGTTGGAGGGGAAAAGGTAGCCGCAGCAAGCGAAGACATGTCAAAACTCGAAGTTCGGAATGAAACATACAATATGGAGACTTTGGTACAAACCCTGCAAGACAAACTACCGCCGCCGAAGCGGACGCCCGAGGGCTCGTTCTACTTCAGCGTGGACCACTGTTTCTCTATTCGCGGACGAGGAACTGTGCTAACTGGAACCGTTCTTAATGGTGCAGCTTCGGTAAATGATGTGCTCGAGTTTCCAACGCTGGGTTTGGATCGTAAGATCAAAAGCATACAAATGTTCAAACGACAGGTACAACGGATTCAACAAGGGGATCGTGCAGGTGTTTGTGTTAGCAACTTAGACGCGAAGCTGTTAGAGCGCGGTATTGCGGCTACGCCAGGGGCGGTGCAGTTGCTCAAAGGTGCGATTGCGCTAGTTCGCAAGGTACCGTATTATGTCGGTACTTTGCACAGCGGTAGTAAGTTTCATATCTCTGTTGGGCATACCACTATCATGGCAACGGTGACCTTTTGGG ACTTAAGTGTCGTCAATCCAGTCGATACTAAGCCGTCGAAGCGATATGTTGGATCGTCCTCGTTAGGTGGCGACGCTGATATGGCAGGTCTTCCTCGAATGACGTTTAGCTTTGAGGAAGAATTTATACATCAAGATGATCTCCTTGAATCACTGGATGGGCAGGAGAGTCTACTTCATTGGGCGCTTCTTGATTTCCAAATCCCCGTACATTGTCCAATGGATAGCTTAGTGATCGGATCGCGCTTGGACACGGTGGATAATTCCACGGGGTCCGCCAGTGCTTGCCGGCTAGCGTTTTCCGGTCGTCTCATGCAAAGCGTCGATCCAGGGAAAGACATTTCTAAATTGCGACTATATACTCCCAAAGAACGCCGAGGCACAATATCACGTCTCGGTGACCCCCATAAGCGAACTGATGATGACAAACTTGTTCGTTACGAAGTCTTTGGATCTGATCTGTTTAAGAAAGAAACCAACATGAAAGCTTTTTTTGGTATGAAAGTGCAGACGGAACGGAATGAGATTGGTGAGATCAAATCCTCGTTCGGAACGTCCGGCAAGTACCGAGTCTTCTTTCCTGCCGGTACAGAAGCGAAAGAAGGTGAGCCGTTGATCCTCCGCTTCAAACGTTTT
- a CDS encoding predicted protein: MALSLINYFFLEIPEARIPFMLIDAAVLYGLNSYDKKLQAKKVENARAAEIEHEIDKKASRAQKVATREQRKVQDKLTKQKTAGQSSFAPRQTIQQPDNNKKSR, from the exons ATGGCACTTTCCTTGATCAACTACTTCTTTCTCGAGATTCCG GAAGCGAGAATTCCGTTTATGCTCATCGATGCCGCCGTTTTGTATGGTCTGAACTCCTACGACAAGAAATTAcaagccaaaaaggtggaGAACGCGCGGGCTGCCGAGATTGAGCATGAAATCGACAAGAAGGCCTCGCGTGCCCAAAAGGTGGCAACTCGAGAGCAGCGCAAGGTACAGGACAAATTGACGAAGCAAAAGACAGCAGGCCAGTCAAGCTTCGCGCCAAGACAAACTATACAGCAACCTGATAATAACAAGAAATCGCGCTAA
- the Tpt1 gene encoding triose phosphate/phosphate translocator (phosphoenolpyruvate/phosphate translocator precursor (Tpt1) gene, GenBank Accession AY191864, contains bipartite plastid targeting presequence with conserved motif at signal peptide cleavage site): MKVATTLTLAFICCASAFGLNGQTTSVMKKVGFDAGSKPMVQAIDVQGNRLGSNMQPLKSAVANEDAPRGGATKSPVDIGLLLYFGLWYLGNYYYNITNKLALNAAGGKVGFPMTISSLQLGVGSIYALFLWLAPDARSRPKISMDDIVKMLPVALCFMGAHSASVFAMGMGAVSFAQIVKASEPAFAAVLSQFVYGKKVSTAKWLCLPIVIGGVILASVKELDFAWSALIAACIANMFAAVRGNENKKLMETPGLKDRIGTVGNQFAITTVLGFILSLPVLFLREGSRFGEFVQLAKTTPAIWMNLVASGLWFYGYNECATMTLKKTGAVTQSVANTAKRVIVIVGVALVLGESLSPIKLIGCSIGIGGVFLYSIIDNLVKPKK; the protein is encoded by the exons ATGAAGGTCGCTACCACGCTAACTCTCGCTTTTATCTGCTGCGCATCTGCGTTTGGGTTAAATGGCCAAACTACTAGCGTCATGAAGAAGGTCGGATTCGACGCCGGAAGCAAGCCGATGGTGCAGGCAATCGATGTTCAAGGCAACCGTCTTGGCTCCAACATG CAACCTCTGAAGAGTGCTGTTGCCAATGAGGATGCCCCTCGCGGTGGGGCAACCAAATCGCCCGTCGACATTGGCCTTTTGCTCTACTTTGGTCTGTGGTACCTCGGAAACTACTATTACAACATCACCAACAAGCTTGCTCTAAATGCGGCCGGAGGAAAAGTAGGTTTCCCGATGACCATCTCGAGCCTCCAGTTGGGTGTTGGAAGCATCTATGCCCTCTTCCTCTGGTTGGCACCCGATGCTCGCTCCAGACCTAAAATATCTATGGATGACATAGTCAAGATGCTACCGGTCGCCCTCTGCTTCATGGGTGCCCACTCTGCTTCCGTGTTCGCTATGGGCATGGGAGCTGTTTCGTTCGCTCAGATTGTTAAGGCTTCTGAGCCGgcttttgctgctgttctcTCCCAATTCGTTTACGGCAAGAAGGTCTCGACGGCTAAATGGCTCTGTTTGCCCATTGTTATTGGAGGCGTGATCTTGGCTTCCGTTAAGGAACTCGACTTTGCTTGGTCGGCCCTTATTGCCGCCTGCATCGCCAACATGTTCGCAGCTGTTCGTGGCAACGAAAACAAGAAACTCATGGAAACTCCCGGACTCAAGGATCGCATCGGAACTGTCGGAAACCAGTTCGCCATCACAACTGTGTTGGGATTCATCCTCAGTCTACCTGTTTTGTTTCTCAGAGAAGGATCGCGCTTCGGAGAATTCGTTCAGCTCGCAAAGACCACCCCTGCTATTTGGATGAACTTGGTCGCCTCTGGTCTCTGGTTCTATGGATACAACGAGTGTGCCACTATGACTCTCAAGAAGACTGGTGCTGTGACTCAGTCCGTTGCCAACACTGCCAAGCGCGTAATTGTCATCGTTGGTGTTGCCCTTGTGCTCGGAGAATCTCTCTCTCCTATAAAGTTGATTGGATGCTCTATCGGTATTGGAGGAGTTTTCCTGTACTCTATTATTGACAATCTTGTCAAGCCCAAGAAGTAA
- a CDS encoding predicted protein produces the protein MPKVVILVTAAPDLNGHKTGLWLEECAAPYYIFKDKGYEVVLASPSAGPVPIDQVSVSDDFFTDDSKKFLHDAEAVGALSHSVELGSIDMSTVDCIYLAGGHGACVDFINNPSVTKAVQAIYAANKTVASVCHGVIALADCHQLDGTPLVKGRKVTGFSNSEEEAVELTEVVPYLLESKLKEQGCEYEKGENWSSKVCVDGNLITGQNPQSSAEVARTIVEILG, from the coding sequence ATGCCGAAAGTTGTCATTCTAGTCACTGCAGCTCCCGATCTCAACGGCCACAAGACCGGTCTGTGGCTGGAAGAATGCGCCGCACCTTATTACATCTTCAAAGACAAGGGCTACGAAGTTGTCCTTGCGTCCCCAAGTGCGGGGCCCGTACCGATTGACCAAGTTTCCGTCTCTGACGATTTTTTCACAGACGATTCGAAGAAGTTCCTGCACGATGCGGAGGCAGTAGGGGCGCTGAGTCACTCGGTTGAATTGGGCAGTATTGACATGTCTACCGTCGACTGTATCTATCTCGCTGGGGGGCACGGAGCTTGTGTTGATTTTATCAACAATCCCAGCGTCACCAAAGCAGTTCAAGCGATATATGCAGCGAATAAAACGGTTGCTTCGGTGTGTCACGGGGTGATTGCGCTTGCTGATTGCCACCAGCTCGACGGAACGCCTCTCGTCAAGGGGCGAAAAGTGACGGGATTCTCTaattccgaagaagaagcagtCGAACTGACGGAGGTGGTTCCGTACTTGTTGGAAAGTAAGCTGAAAGAACAAGGATGCGAATACGAAAAAGGCGAGAATTGGTCTTCTAAGGTGTGTGTAGATGGCAACTTGATCACTGGGCAGAATCCGCAGAGCTCTGCTGAGGTGGCCAGGACCATTGTTGAGATTCTTGGATAA